One window of Nymphaea colorata isolate Beijing-Zhang1983 chromosome 1, ASM883128v2, whole genome shotgun sequence genomic DNA carries:
- the LOC116253692 gene encoding UBP1-associated protein 2A-like isoform X2: MAKKRKAPPKVEPPPPEESSSSEEEEEEEEEEVEEVEEEEVEEEEEEEEEEEAEEEEEEKEKKERAKEEEEGREEDESDGEEEEEQDAAASNSGKKNKRNKRKDLVRKLLEPFGKDQLVDILMQACAKNPKIVDRINSVADTDPSQRKIFIHGLGWDATTEQVLSVFKKFGPIEECKLVTDRATGRSKGYAFLIYKHRAGAQKALKQPQKKVGSRMTACQLASDGPVPSQPVFDASDRKVFVSNVPPEVNVDKLRILFQKFGELEEGPLGLDRVTGRPRGFAIFIYKTVDGARRALEEPYKLLEGHQLHCQKAVDGFKPGAAKAATTPQAVVPMVGAATALPPNDLALTHTGGSLLGLPNSLGQGVGQNMNPMLTGASAAGLGISPVMNTVNPTGISPRVNPALPTSVATGGSALGGLYGAQASVNNASPNIMSSYGSQAAFQGLGPYQGASQIGQSAATRTQPGVGSLGGFSSYLGR, from the exons ATGGCGAAGAAGCGAAAGGCTCCTCCAAAGGTTGAACCTCCTCCACCGGAAGAGTCCTCTTCCtcagaggaagaagaggaggaggaggaggaggaggtggaggaagtagaagaagaagaagtagaa gaggaagaagaagaagaagaagaagaagaagcagaggaagaagaagaagagaaagagaaaaaagaacgtgcaaaagaggaagaagagggacgGGAAGAAGACGAAAGCgatggagaggaggaggaggagcaagATGCGGCAGCCTCGAACTCAGggaagaagaataaaagaaacaagCGAAAGGATCTGGTGAGAAAGCTTCTGGAGCCCTTCGGGAAGGACCAGCTGGTGGACATCCTGATGCAGGCATGTGCGAAGAACCCTAAGATCGTCGACCGCATCAACTCCGTTGCTGACACGGACCCTTCCCAGCGGAAGATCTTCATCCACGGTCTTGGCTGGGACGCCACCACCGAGCAGGTTCTCTCCGTCTTCAAGAAATTCGGCCCCATCGAGGAGTGCAAACTCGTTACGGACCGGGCCACCGGCcgatccaagggctatgctttCCTCATCTACAAGCACCGCGCCGGCGCACAGAAGGCGCTGAAGCAGCCGCAGAAGAAGGTGGGCTCGCGAATGACCGCATGCCAGCTTGCCTCCGACGGCCCGGTGCCCTCGCAACCTGTGTTCGATGCTTCCGACCGGAAGGTTTTCGTGAGTAATGTGCCGCCGGAGGTGAACGTCGACAAGCTTCGTATTCTGTTCCAGAAATTTGGAGAGCTTGAGGAAGGGCCGCTGGGGCTGGATCGAGTTACCGGGAGGCCGAGGGGATTCGCAATCTTCATCTACAAGACTGTCGATGGCGCAAGGAGGGCGCTGGAGGAGCCGTACAAGCTTCTGGAAGGACACCAGCTTCATTGTCAGAAGGCCGTTGACGGTTTCAAGCCAGGCGCCGCCAAGGCTGCAACCACACCGCAGGCGGTTGTGCCGATGGTGGGAGCTGCGACGGCTTTGCCACCGAACGACCTCGCTCTCACTCACACAGGCGGTTCTCTTTTGGGGTTGCCAAATTCCTTGGGTCAAGGGGTTGGTCAGAACATGAATCCGATGCTGACAGGCGCAAGTGCTGCAGGACTCGGGATTTCTCCGGTGATGAATACTGTGAATCCAACTGGCATCTCTCCTCGGGTCAACCCGGCACTGCCGACTTCGGTTGCGACCGGTGGATCCGCATTGGGCGGGCTTTACGGAGCCCAGGCATCGGTTAACAACGCGAGCCCTAATATCATGAGTAGTTATGGTTCGCAAGCAGCTTTTCAGGGGCTCGGTCCTTACCAGGGTGCTAGTCAGATAGGTCAATCGGCAGCAACTAGGACACAACCTGGTGTGGGATCGTTGGGTGGCTTTTCATCATACCTGGGGCGTTAG
- the LOC116253692 gene encoding UBP1-associated protein 2A-like isoform X6, whose translation MAKKRKAPPKVEPPPPEESSSSEEEEEEEEEEEEEEEEEEEAEEEEEEKEKKERAKEEEEGREEDESDGEEEEEQDAAASNSGKKNKRNKRKDLVRKLLEPFGKDQLVDILMQACAKNPKIVDRINSVADTDPSQRKIFIHGLGWDATTEQVLSVFKKFGPIEECKLVTDRATGRSKGYAFLIYKHRAGAQKALKQPQKKVGSRMTACQLASDGPVPSQPVFDASDRKVFVSNVPPEVNVDKLRILFQKFGELEEGPLGLDRVTGRPRGFAIFIYKTVDGARRALEEPYKLLEGHQLHCQKAVDGFKPGAAKAATTPQAVVPMVGAATALPPNDLALTHTGGSLLGLPNSLGQGVGQNMNPMLTGASAAGLGISPVMNTVNPTGISPRVNPALPTSVATGGSALGGLYGAQASVNNASPNIMSSYGSQAAFQGLGPYQGASQIGQSAATRTQPGVGSLGGFSSYLGR comes from the exons ATGGCGAAGAAGCGAAAGGCTCCTCCAAAGGTTGAACCTCCTCCACCGGAAGAGTCCTCTTCCtcagaggaagaagaggaggaggaggaggaggag gaagaagaagaagaagaagaagaagaagcagaggaagaagaagaagagaaagagaaaaaagaacgtgcaaaagaggaagaagagggacgGGAAGAAGACGAAAGCgatggagaggaggaggaggagcaagATGCGGCAGCCTCGAACTCAGggaagaagaataaaagaaacaagCGAAAGGATCTGGTGAGAAAGCTTCTGGAGCCCTTCGGGAAGGACCAGCTGGTGGACATCCTGATGCAGGCATGTGCGAAGAACCCTAAGATCGTCGACCGCATCAACTCCGTTGCTGACACGGACCCTTCCCAGCGGAAGATCTTCATCCACGGTCTTGGCTGGGACGCCACCACCGAGCAGGTTCTCTCCGTCTTCAAGAAATTCGGCCCCATCGAGGAGTGCAAACTCGTTACGGACCGGGCCACCGGCcgatccaagggctatgctttCCTCATCTACAAGCACCGCGCCGGCGCACAGAAGGCGCTGAAGCAGCCGCAGAAGAAGGTGGGCTCGCGAATGACCGCATGCCAGCTTGCCTCCGACGGCCCGGTGCCCTCGCAACCTGTGTTCGATGCTTCCGACCGGAAGGTTTTCGTGAGTAATGTGCCGCCGGAGGTGAACGTCGACAAGCTTCGTATTCTGTTCCAGAAATTTGGAGAGCTTGAGGAAGGGCCGCTGGGGCTGGATCGAGTTACCGGGAGGCCGAGGGGATTCGCAATCTTCATCTACAAGACTGTCGATGGCGCAAGGAGGGCGCTGGAGGAGCCGTACAAGCTTCTGGAAGGACACCAGCTTCATTGTCAGAAGGCCGTTGACGGTTTCAAGCCAGGCGCCGCCAAGGCTGCAACCACACCGCAGGCGGTTGTGCCGATGGTGGGAGCTGCGACGGCTTTGCCACCGAACGACCTCGCTCTCACTCACACAGGCGGTTCTCTTTTGGGGTTGCCAAATTCCTTGGGTCAAGGGGTTGGTCAGAACATGAATCCGATGCTGACAGGCGCAAGTGCTGCAGGACTCGGGATTTCTCCGGTGATGAATACTGTGAATCCAACTGGCATCTCTCCTCGGGTCAACCCGGCACTGCCGACTTCGGTTGCGACCGGTGGATCCGCATTGGGCGGGCTTTACGGAGCCCAGGCATCGGTTAACAACGCGAGCCCTAATATCATGAGTAGTTATGGTTCGCAAGCAGCTTTTCAGGGGCTCGGTCCTTACCAGGGTGCTAGTCAGATAGGTCAATCGGCAGCAACTAGGACACAACCTGGTGTGGGATCGTTGGGTGGCTTTTCATCATACCTGGGGCGTTAG
- the LOC116253692 gene encoding UBP1-associated protein 2A-like isoform X4: MAKKRKAPPKVEPPPPEESSSSEEEEEEEEEEEEEEEEEEEEEAEEEEEEKEKKERAKEEEEGREEDESDGEEEEEQDAAASNSGKKNKRNKRKDLVRKLLEPFGKDQLVDILMQACAKNPKIVDRINSVADTDPSQRKIFIHGLGWDATTEQVLSVFKKFGPIEECKLVTDRATGRSKGYAFLIYKHRAGAQKALKQPQKKVGSRMTACQLASDGPVPSQPVFDASDRKVFVSNVPPEVNVDKLRILFQKFGELEEGPLGLDRVTGRPRGFAIFIYKTVDGARRALEEPYKLLEGHQLHCQKAVDGFKPGAAKAATTPQAVVPMVGAATALPPNDLALTHTGGSLLGLPNSLGQGVGQNMNPMLTGASAAGLGISPVMNTVNPTGISPRVNPALPTSVATGGSALGGLYGAQASVNNASPNIMSSYGSQAAFQGLGPYQGASQIGQSAATRTQPGVGSLGGFSSYLGR, encoded by the exons ATGGCGAAGAAGCGAAAGGCTCCTCCAAAGGTTGAACCTCCTCCACCGGAAGAGTCCTCTTCCtcagaggaagaagaggaggaggaggaggaggag gaggaggaagaagaagaagaagaagaagaagaagcagaggaagaagaagaagagaaagagaaaaaagaacgtgcaaaagaggaagaagagggacgGGAAGAAGACGAAAGCgatggagaggaggaggaggagcaagATGCGGCAGCCTCGAACTCAGggaagaagaataaaagaaacaagCGAAAGGATCTGGTGAGAAAGCTTCTGGAGCCCTTCGGGAAGGACCAGCTGGTGGACATCCTGATGCAGGCATGTGCGAAGAACCCTAAGATCGTCGACCGCATCAACTCCGTTGCTGACACGGACCCTTCCCAGCGGAAGATCTTCATCCACGGTCTTGGCTGGGACGCCACCACCGAGCAGGTTCTCTCCGTCTTCAAGAAATTCGGCCCCATCGAGGAGTGCAAACTCGTTACGGACCGGGCCACCGGCcgatccaagggctatgctttCCTCATCTACAAGCACCGCGCCGGCGCACAGAAGGCGCTGAAGCAGCCGCAGAAGAAGGTGGGCTCGCGAATGACCGCATGCCAGCTTGCCTCCGACGGCCCGGTGCCCTCGCAACCTGTGTTCGATGCTTCCGACCGGAAGGTTTTCGTGAGTAATGTGCCGCCGGAGGTGAACGTCGACAAGCTTCGTATTCTGTTCCAGAAATTTGGAGAGCTTGAGGAAGGGCCGCTGGGGCTGGATCGAGTTACCGGGAGGCCGAGGGGATTCGCAATCTTCATCTACAAGACTGTCGATGGCGCAAGGAGGGCGCTGGAGGAGCCGTACAAGCTTCTGGAAGGACACCAGCTTCATTGTCAGAAGGCCGTTGACGGTTTCAAGCCAGGCGCCGCCAAGGCTGCAACCACACCGCAGGCGGTTGTGCCGATGGTGGGAGCTGCGACGGCTTTGCCACCGAACGACCTCGCTCTCACTCACACAGGCGGTTCTCTTTTGGGGTTGCCAAATTCCTTGGGTCAAGGGGTTGGTCAGAACATGAATCCGATGCTGACAGGCGCAAGTGCTGCAGGACTCGGGATTTCTCCGGTGATGAATACTGTGAATCCAACTGGCATCTCTCCTCGGGTCAACCCGGCACTGCCGACTTCGGTTGCGACCGGTGGATCCGCATTGGGCGGGCTTTACGGAGCCCAGGCATCGGTTAACAACGCGAGCCCTAATATCATGAGTAGTTATGGTTCGCAAGCAGCTTTTCAGGGGCTCGGTCCTTACCAGGGTGCTAGTCAGATAGGTCAATCGGCAGCAACTAGGACACAACCTGGTGTGGGATCGTTGGGTGGCTTTTCATCATACCTGGGGCGTTAG
- the LOC116249663 gene encoding ABSCISIC ACID-INSENSITIVE 5-like protein 2 translates to MGFQAMASPKEGGQSPWVQALVPQGSLYNLTLDEVQNQLGDLGKPLSSMNMDELLKNIWSAEANQSLAFSMENHSQAGPKSVSVIYGLPQQVSSNLTHELSKKTVDEVWRDIQQLQRNNNNEKQVQDQQLSVGEMTLEDFLVKAGIVSEAGTKNGGSRKGVEHLEIGHGGGSAASVLGINPIVSQNFQRQSQWLITSSSSQQLVEPRDQNLIGAYMPNHPISAPLPATAGPVMEMMFTDNDQMAEAQSPNRKRFACGEVIEKTVERKQKRMIKNRESAARSRARKQAYTNELENKVLRLEEENEMLRQQKKLQNILYAAIQPEPKYKLRRTNSAPF, encoded by the exons ATGGGGTTTCAGGCAATGGCTTCACCAAAGGAAGGAGGACAATCACCATGGGTTCAGGCTTTGGTTCCGCAGGGTTCTCTTTATAATCTTACACTAGATGAGGTGCAGAACCAGCTGGGAGATCTAGGGAAACCCCTGAGCAGTATGAATATGGACGAGCTACTTAAGAACATCTGGTCGGCCGAGGCGAATCAATCATTGGCTTTCTCCATGGAGAATCACAGTCAGGCGGGCCCGAAATCGGTTTCCGTCATATATGGCTTGCCCCAACAGGTGAGCTCAAACCTCACCCACGAATTGAGCAAGAAGACTGTCGATGAGGTGTGGAGAGACATTCAGCAGTTGCAGAGGAATAATAACAATGAGAAGCAAGTGCAAGACCAGCAACTTTCTGTGGGGGAGATGACATTGGAGGACTTCTTAGTGAAGGCGGGAATCGTCTCCGAAGCCGGCACTAAAAATGGAGGTAGTCGGAAGGGCGTGGAGCATTTGGAGATTGGTCATGGTGGTGGCAGTGCTGCTAGTGTGTTGGGAATCAATCCAATTGTTAGTCAGAATTTTCAGAGACAGAGCCAGTGGCTAATCACGTCCTCCAGTAGCCAACAGCTGGTTGAGCCAAGAGACCAAAATTTGATTGGTGCTTATATGCCTAACCACCCAATCTCTGCGCCATTGCCCGCCACCGCTGGTCCAGTTATGGAGATGATGTTTACTGACAACGATCAAATGGCAGAGGCACAGTCACCAAACCGGAAAAGGTTTGCTTGTGGTGAAGTGATTGAGAAAACAGTTGAGCGAAAACAGAAGAGGATGATTAAAAACAGAGAATCTGCAGCTAGGTCGCGTGCCAGGAAGCAG GCCTATACAAATGAGTTGGAGAACAAGGTTTTGCGTCTGGAGGAGGAGAATGAGATGCTTCGACAGCAGAAG AAGTTGCAGAATATTCTGTATGCAGCAATACAGCCAGAGCCAAAGTACAAGCTCCGCAGGACCAACTCTGCTCCATTTTGA
- the LOC116248491 gene encoding uncharacterized protein LOC116248491 produces the protein MTRKTGERCRGGASASSEIKESVDLTILNPPDPFPSFFLAGQKLAASLLLWMAVCNAVADSVFHSIGHAGSGVGCHAVQALTLACGVIVVQYQEMKLVNPNDLFHYLLKNNKLNRGRLLGLDVGSRYVGLAISDRNNALASPLSVLVRKKSNIQLMASDFETLVSRCQLFVSISIDSGFV, from the exons ATGACACGGAAGACTGGAGAGAGATGTCGGGGAGGAGCCAGCGCCTCGTCTGAGATCAAAGAATCAGTTGACTTGACCATCTTGAACCCTCCCGaccctttcccttctttttttctagCCGGGCAGAAGCTTGCCGCCAGTCTGCTTTTGTGGATGGCGGTGTGCAACGCCGTCGCGGATTCAGTCTTCCATTCCATCGGTCACGCTGGTTCAG GAGTTGGCTGTCATGCTGTCCAGGCTCTGACGCTTGCCTGTGGTGTAATTGTTGTTCAATACCAAGAG ATGAAGCTTGTGAACCCAAATGACTTATTCCATTATCTCTTGAAGAATAACAAGCTGAACAGAGGGCGGTTGCTTGGGTTAGATGTTGGTAGTCGGTATGTTGGTTTGGCTATTTCTGACCGCAACAATGCGCTTGCATCACCTCTGAG TGTATTAGTAAGAAAGAAGTCAAACATACAGTTGATGGCCAGTGACTTTGAGACTTTG
- the LOC116253692 gene encoding UBP1-associated protein 2A-like isoform X1, with the protein MAKKRKAPPKVEPPPPEESSSSEEEEEEEEEEVEEVEEEEVEVEEEAEEEEEEEEEEEEEEEEEEEEAEEEEEEKEKKERAKEEEEGREEDESDGEEEEEQDAAASNSGKKNKRNKRKDLVRKLLEPFGKDQLVDILMQACAKNPKIVDRINSVADTDPSQRKIFIHGLGWDATTEQVLSVFKKFGPIEECKLVTDRATGRSKGYAFLIYKHRAGAQKALKQPQKKVGSRMTACQLASDGPVPSQPVFDASDRKVFVSNVPPEVNVDKLRILFQKFGELEEGPLGLDRVTGRPRGFAIFIYKTVDGARRALEEPYKLLEGHQLHCQKAVDGFKPGAAKAATTPQAVVPMVGAATALPPNDLALTHTGGSLLGLPNSLGQGVGQNMNPMLTGASAAGLGISPVMNTVNPTGISPRVNPALPTSVATGGSALGGLYGAQASVNNASPNIMSSYGSQAAFQGLGPYQGASQIGQSAATRTQPGVGSLGGFSSYLGR; encoded by the coding sequence ATGGCGAAGAAGCGAAAGGCTCCTCCAAAGGTTGAACCTCCTCCACCGGAAGAGTCCTCTTCCtcagaggaagaagaggaggaggaggaggaggaggtggaggaagtagaagaagaagaagtagaagtagaagaagaagcagaggaggaggaggaggaggaggaggaggaggaggaagaagaagaagaagaagaagaagaagcagaggaagaagaagaagagaaagagaaaaaagaacgtgcaaaagaggaagaagagggacgGGAAGAAGACGAAAGCgatggagaggaggaggaggagcaagATGCGGCAGCCTCGAACTCAGggaagaagaataaaagaaacaagCGAAAGGATCTGGTGAGAAAGCTTCTGGAGCCCTTCGGGAAGGACCAGCTGGTGGACATCCTGATGCAGGCATGTGCGAAGAACCCTAAGATCGTCGACCGCATCAACTCCGTTGCTGACACGGACCCTTCCCAGCGGAAGATCTTCATCCACGGTCTTGGCTGGGACGCCACCACCGAGCAGGTTCTCTCCGTCTTCAAGAAATTCGGCCCCATCGAGGAGTGCAAACTCGTTACGGACCGGGCCACCGGCcgatccaagggctatgctttCCTCATCTACAAGCACCGCGCCGGCGCACAGAAGGCGCTGAAGCAGCCGCAGAAGAAGGTGGGCTCGCGAATGACCGCATGCCAGCTTGCCTCCGACGGCCCGGTGCCCTCGCAACCTGTGTTCGATGCTTCCGACCGGAAGGTTTTCGTGAGTAATGTGCCGCCGGAGGTGAACGTCGACAAGCTTCGTATTCTGTTCCAGAAATTTGGAGAGCTTGAGGAAGGGCCGCTGGGGCTGGATCGAGTTACCGGGAGGCCGAGGGGATTCGCAATCTTCATCTACAAGACTGTCGATGGCGCAAGGAGGGCGCTGGAGGAGCCGTACAAGCTTCTGGAAGGACACCAGCTTCATTGTCAGAAGGCCGTTGACGGTTTCAAGCCAGGCGCCGCCAAGGCTGCAACCACACCGCAGGCGGTTGTGCCGATGGTGGGAGCTGCGACGGCTTTGCCACCGAACGACCTCGCTCTCACTCACACAGGCGGTTCTCTTTTGGGGTTGCCAAATTCCTTGGGTCAAGGGGTTGGTCAGAACATGAATCCGATGCTGACAGGCGCAAGTGCTGCAGGACTCGGGATTTCTCCGGTGATGAATACTGTGAATCCAACTGGCATCTCTCCTCGGGTCAACCCGGCACTGCCGACTTCGGTTGCGACCGGTGGATCCGCATTGGGCGGGCTTTACGGAGCCCAGGCATCGGTTAACAACGCGAGCCCTAATATCATGAGTAGTTATGGTTCGCAAGCAGCTTTTCAGGGGCTCGGTCCTTACCAGGGTGCTAGTCAGATAGGTCAATCGGCAGCAACTAGGACACAACCTGGTGTGGGATCGTTGGGTGGCTTTTCATCATACCTGGGGCGTTAG
- the LOC116253692 gene encoding UBP1-associated protein 2A-like isoform X3 — protein MAKKRKAPPKVEPPPPEESSSSEEEEEEEEEEVEEVEEEEVEEEEEEEEEEAEEEEEEKEKKERAKEEEEGREEDESDGEEEEEQDAAASNSGKKNKRNKRKDLVRKLLEPFGKDQLVDILMQACAKNPKIVDRINSVADTDPSQRKIFIHGLGWDATTEQVLSVFKKFGPIEECKLVTDRATGRSKGYAFLIYKHRAGAQKALKQPQKKVGSRMTACQLASDGPVPSQPVFDASDRKVFVSNVPPEVNVDKLRILFQKFGELEEGPLGLDRVTGRPRGFAIFIYKTVDGARRALEEPYKLLEGHQLHCQKAVDGFKPGAAKAATTPQAVVPMVGAATALPPNDLALTHTGGSLLGLPNSLGQGVGQNMNPMLTGASAAGLGISPVMNTVNPTGISPRVNPALPTSVATGGSALGGLYGAQASVNNASPNIMSSYGSQAAFQGLGPYQGASQIGQSAATRTQPGVGSLGGFSSYLGR, from the exons ATGGCGAAGAAGCGAAAGGCTCCTCCAAAGGTTGAACCTCCTCCACCGGAAGAGTCCTCTTCCtcagaggaagaagaggaggaggaggaggaggaggtggaggaagtagaagaagaagaagtagaa gaagaagaagaagaagaagaagaagaagcagaggaagaagaagaagagaaagagaaaaaagaacgtgcaaaagaggaagaagagggacgGGAAGAAGACGAAAGCgatggagaggaggaggaggagcaagATGCGGCAGCCTCGAACTCAGggaagaagaataaaagaaacaagCGAAAGGATCTGGTGAGAAAGCTTCTGGAGCCCTTCGGGAAGGACCAGCTGGTGGACATCCTGATGCAGGCATGTGCGAAGAACCCTAAGATCGTCGACCGCATCAACTCCGTTGCTGACACGGACCCTTCCCAGCGGAAGATCTTCATCCACGGTCTTGGCTGGGACGCCACCACCGAGCAGGTTCTCTCCGTCTTCAAGAAATTCGGCCCCATCGAGGAGTGCAAACTCGTTACGGACCGGGCCACCGGCcgatccaagggctatgctttCCTCATCTACAAGCACCGCGCCGGCGCACAGAAGGCGCTGAAGCAGCCGCAGAAGAAGGTGGGCTCGCGAATGACCGCATGCCAGCTTGCCTCCGACGGCCCGGTGCCCTCGCAACCTGTGTTCGATGCTTCCGACCGGAAGGTTTTCGTGAGTAATGTGCCGCCGGAGGTGAACGTCGACAAGCTTCGTATTCTGTTCCAGAAATTTGGAGAGCTTGAGGAAGGGCCGCTGGGGCTGGATCGAGTTACCGGGAGGCCGAGGGGATTCGCAATCTTCATCTACAAGACTGTCGATGGCGCAAGGAGGGCGCTGGAGGAGCCGTACAAGCTTCTGGAAGGACACCAGCTTCATTGTCAGAAGGCCGTTGACGGTTTCAAGCCAGGCGCCGCCAAGGCTGCAACCACACCGCAGGCGGTTGTGCCGATGGTGGGAGCTGCGACGGCTTTGCCACCGAACGACCTCGCTCTCACTCACACAGGCGGTTCTCTTTTGGGGTTGCCAAATTCCTTGGGTCAAGGGGTTGGTCAGAACATGAATCCGATGCTGACAGGCGCAAGTGCTGCAGGACTCGGGATTTCTCCGGTGATGAATACTGTGAATCCAACTGGCATCTCTCCTCGGGTCAACCCGGCACTGCCGACTTCGGTTGCGACCGGTGGATCCGCATTGGGCGGGCTTTACGGAGCCCAGGCATCGGTTAACAACGCGAGCCCTAATATCATGAGTAGTTATGGTTCGCAAGCAGCTTTTCAGGGGCTCGGTCCTTACCAGGGTGCTAGTCAGATAGGTCAATCGGCAGCAACTAGGACACAACCTGGTGTGGGATCGTTGGGTGGCTTTTCATCATACCTGGGGCGTTAG
- the LOC116253692 gene encoding UBP1-associated protein 2A-like isoform X5, which yields MAKKRKAPPKVEPPPPEESSSSEEEEEEEEEEEEEEEEEEEEAEEEEEEKEKKERAKEEEEGREEDESDGEEEEEQDAAASNSGKKNKRNKRKDLVRKLLEPFGKDQLVDILMQACAKNPKIVDRINSVADTDPSQRKIFIHGLGWDATTEQVLSVFKKFGPIEECKLVTDRATGRSKGYAFLIYKHRAGAQKALKQPQKKVGSRMTACQLASDGPVPSQPVFDASDRKVFVSNVPPEVNVDKLRILFQKFGELEEGPLGLDRVTGRPRGFAIFIYKTVDGARRALEEPYKLLEGHQLHCQKAVDGFKPGAAKAATTPQAVVPMVGAATALPPNDLALTHTGGSLLGLPNSLGQGVGQNMNPMLTGASAAGLGISPVMNTVNPTGISPRVNPALPTSVATGGSALGGLYGAQASVNNASPNIMSSYGSQAAFQGLGPYQGASQIGQSAATRTQPGVGSLGGFSSYLGR from the exons ATGGCGAAGAAGCGAAAGGCTCCTCCAAAGGTTGAACCTCCTCCACCGGAAGAGTCCTCTTCCtcagaggaagaagaggaggaggaggaggaggag gaggaagaagaagaagaagaagaagaagaagcagaggaagaagaagaagagaaagagaaaaaagaacgtgcaaaagaggaagaagagggacgGGAAGAAGACGAAAGCgatggagaggaggaggaggagcaagATGCGGCAGCCTCGAACTCAGggaagaagaataaaagaaacaagCGAAAGGATCTGGTGAGAAAGCTTCTGGAGCCCTTCGGGAAGGACCAGCTGGTGGACATCCTGATGCAGGCATGTGCGAAGAACCCTAAGATCGTCGACCGCATCAACTCCGTTGCTGACACGGACCCTTCCCAGCGGAAGATCTTCATCCACGGTCTTGGCTGGGACGCCACCACCGAGCAGGTTCTCTCCGTCTTCAAGAAATTCGGCCCCATCGAGGAGTGCAAACTCGTTACGGACCGGGCCACCGGCcgatccaagggctatgctttCCTCATCTACAAGCACCGCGCCGGCGCACAGAAGGCGCTGAAGCAGCCGCAGAAGAAGGTGGGCTCGCGAATGACCGCATGCCAGCTTGCCTCCGACGGCCCGGTGCCCTCGCAACCTGTGTTCGATGCTTCCGACCGGAAGGTTTTCGTGAGTAATGTGCCGCCGGAGGTGAACGTCGACAAGCTTCGTATTCTGTTCCAGAAATTTGGAGAGCTTGAGGAAGGGCCGCTGGGGCTGGATCGAGTTACCGGGAGGCCGAGGGGATTCGCAATCTTCATCTACAAGACTGTCGATGGCGCAAGGAGGGCGCTGGAGGAGCCGTACAAGCTTCTGGAAGGACACCAGCTTCATTGTCAGAAGGCCGTTGACGGTTTCAAGCCAGGCGCCGCCAAGGCTGCAACCACACCGCAGGCGGTTGTGCCGATGGTGGGAGCTGCGACGGCTTTGCCACCGAACGACCTCGCTCTCACTCACACAGGCGGTTCTCTTTTGGGGTTGCCAAATTCCTTGGGTCAAGGGGTTGGTCAGAACATGAATCCGATGCTGACAGGCGCAAGTGCTGCAGGACTCGGGATTTCTCCGGTGATGAATACTGTGAATCCAACTGGCATCTCTCCTCGGGTCAACCCGGCACTGCCGACTTCGGTTGCGACCGGTGGATCCGCATTGGGCGGGCTTTACGGAGCCCAGGCATCGGTTAACAACGCGAGCCCTAATATCATGAGTAGTTATGGTTCGCAAGCAGCTTTTCAGGGGCTCGGTCCTTACCAGGGTGCTAGTCAGATAGGTCAATCGGCAGCAACTAGGACACAACCTGGTGTGGGATCGTTGGGTGGCTTTTCATCATACCTGGGGCGTTAG